GTGCTTTTCCATAACGGATTTTTTCTGTCAGCTGGAGATCTTTAAGTTGCTGTAGATGATTGTTTTCTTTTTCGATCAGAAGTTTTTTATTGTTTCTGTAATATAGAAAAGAAATACCAGCAACAATCAATAAGAGCAGACAAGTAATGAAGAGCGACCAACTGGTCAGCTTGCTGTTTTGAGAGGAAAGCTCTGCTTCCCGTTTTGCAGCTTTAAGTTCCCCTATCTGTTTCTCCTTCTCTACAGTTCTGAACTTCGTCTCCATTTCGTTTATTTTGATATTCGTCTCACTGTTATGAAGGCTGTCTTCAAAGAGATTATACTTTTTTAACCAATGAAATGCCTCTTCGGTGTTGTTTGTCAATTCGTTGATCCGTACCATCTGGTTGTAGATTTCCTTTTTCGAAGAAAGATCCTGCAGGATTACATTGTCGGGTTGACTTAAAGCGGTCAATATACGTTTAGCCTCCGAATATTTTTTTTGCCCGACCAATACTTCATACTTCCGAAAATTCAATGTTTCCCTGAGCTGGAACTGATTGTTTCTTTGTGAAATTTCAATTCCTTTTTCCAGATTTTTTAGTGCTTCACCAAAATTTTTGTTGTATAGATAATAGGAGCCTGCCTGATAATAATAGTAGGAGGCATTGACAGACTCAGGGTATATCTTTAACAATGAAGAGGCTTTGTCCAACAGTTTTTTTGCGTTTGAAAAATCCTTGAGCTGTATGTAATTTTCGGTACCGGTTAGATAAGACAAAAGTAAGGTAGGAGATTTTGGGTCTTTCTTCTCGAGAAGCTCAATCGCTTTCTTGTTATATGATGCCGATTTATCAAATTGTCTGCTGTACATCATTATAGCTCCAAGTTGAGCATAATAATGTGCCCTCTTTTCATAATCTTCAGTTTTATCGGCTAAGGGAATAGACTTATTTAGCAGGATATCTGTGACGAAAGCATCTCCCTTCTGTGCCCTGACCATAAGCGCATAATTATACCAGCATGCAGCACGGAGCAGATTTGCTTTCGGATGGCTGTAAGCCCCCATTATCTTTTCACTTTTTAAATAGGCACTGGCTGCCAAAGGTTTATTCCAGTTGTAATAATGCTGACCCAAATAGAAGTAATAGAGTCCTTCCAGATACCTGAATTTGCTGTCAAATTTTCCCTCTTTTGTGATTATTTGTTTCCCTTTTTCGAGCGCTTCTCTGCTTTGTATGGTGTCTTTAAATCTCCAGTAGTCGGATATAAAAAAGTAAGTATTAGCTTTTACACTATCCGATTTGGTATTTGCAATAACAGTCTGCATACTGTCCAGAAACTTTTTCTCATCCATATGAGATAATATCTGTTGGGCCCGGGCGGTAAACCAGCACATTAACATGAGTAAGAAGGTTAAAAATGTCCGGATATGCATAGGATTCAATGTTTTGATAGCAGAAGTATATATACCTCAGTTCCTAATGTATATATTTTTTAGAAAAATCGGAATTATTAGAGTCAAAATTACCTGTTTGCAGGTAAGAAATTTTACTGTTTTCAGGATCTACAACAGTATAGGAAAAAGGCGTTCCGGATAAATTGAACTGTGCTTTGGATAAAGTAACCCAAGCCTCAAACTCAGCAGAAAAGGCGGCAAGTGCTATCGGAAAAGTTAAAAATTCGGGAAATTCACTTCTTCAGAAATCAAATACTGAAACTCCCTGAGATCTCAACAAGACTACTATGTGATGCCACAGAAGTGTTGATGTTATTACAAACAGGCTATCCGAAAACTTTCCGGATAGCCTGTTTGCAGTGAATTAAGGGAGTATACTTTTTGGAGGAATGGAAAACTCAATTTTGTCCTGCAGAGAGACATGCGGAGTTTCGGCCTGCTCTTCTAACCGGTCTGTAAATAATATCCCATACAGATGATCGACTT
The Sphingobacterium spiritivorum genome window above contains:
- a CDS encoding ATP-binding protein, producing MDEKKFLDSMQTVIANTKSDSVKANTYFFISDYWRFKDTIQSREALEKGKQIITKEGKFDSKFRYLEGLYYFYLGQHYYNWNKPLAASAYLKSEKIMGAYSHPKANLLRAACWYNYALMVRAQKGDAFVTDILLNKSIPLADKTEDYEKRAHYYAQLGAIMMYSRQFDKSASYNKKAIELLEKKDPKSPTLLLSYLTGTENYIQLKDFSNAKKLLDKASSLLKIYPESVNASYYYYQAGSYYLYNKNFGEALKNLEKGIEISQRNNQFQLRETLNFRKYEVLVGQKKYSEAKRILTALSQPDNVILQDLSSKKEIYNQMVRINELTNNTEEAFHWLKKYNLFEDSLHNSETNIKINEMETKFRTVEKEKQIGELKAAKREAELSSQNSKLTSWSLFITCLLLLIVAGISFLYYRNNKKLLIEKENNHLQQLKDLQLTEKIRYGKALMAGEEIERQRLARDLHDGLGGALVGIKMSLSGKIADSTDQDYVSDLIPVIKQLDNSVSELRHIAHNMMPANLIKFGLEVAIKDLCETIPHEQIKVSYQAYGIRKDIPEQTQLYIYRIIQELLNNALKHSEATEILVQCSQEGEIFSIAVEDNGKGFETETLDNAKGMGFTNIRNRVGFLNGHIDIESSTGEGTTVNIEVYV